GGGCCGCACGCCTTCGGGCAGATCAGGCCCCGCCCCTGCGCGCCGGCGGCGATCGCCGCCGGGAGGACACCCGCGACCGGGGCGATGGTGCCGTCCAGCGACAATTCGCCGAGCACCACATATTGCTGCAGCACCTCCGCCGGAACGGCGCCCAGCGCCGCCATCAGGCCGAGCGCGATGGGCAGGTCGAAATGGGACCCCTCCTTGGGCAGGTCGGCGGGCGCGAGGTTTACCGTCACCTTCTTCGGCGGCATGGTCAGGCCCGAGGCATGCAGCGCCGACTGGACGCGCTCGCGGCTCTCGGCCACCGCCTTGTCGGGCAGGCCGACGATATGCATGCTCATCTTGCCCGGCGCGACCATGACCTGGACGTCGACCGGCACCGCCTCGATGCCCTGGAATGCAACCGTGGATATGCGAGAAACCATGAGCCACCCCCCGCGGTTGCGGGACATTAAGACTCATTTTCCGGAACAGATCAAGAACGGATTCGCGGCTCGAAGGAAGGCAGGGAGGTCTCGGCTACCGCTTCGCCTCGACCGCGTCCCAGAACAGGGCGGCGATGTCGGCACCGCCGAACTTCTTCACCTCGCGGATGCCGGTGGGCGAGGTGACGTTGATCTCCGTCATCAGGCCGCCGATCACGTCGATGCCGACAAGGGTGAAGCCGCGCTCGCGCAGCGACGGGCCGATGCGGTCGCAGATCTCGCGCTCGCGGTCGGTCATCTGCGTCTCGACGGCCTTGCCGCCGACATGCATGTTGGAACGGGCGTCGTTCTCGTCGGGCACCCGGTTGATGGCGCCGACCGGCTCGCCGTCGATCAGGATGATGCGCTTGTCGCCGCCGCGCACGTCGTCGAGATAGCGCTGGACGATGATCGGCTCGCGCGTCAGCTGGCCGAACATCTCCATCAGGGACGTCAGGTTGCGGTCGCCGTCGCGCAGGTGGAAGACACCCGCGCCGCCATTGCCGTAGATGGGCTTCAGGATGATGTCGCCGAACTCGCGCCGGAAGGCCCAGATCTCCTCGAGATCCTTGGTGATCATGGTCTCCGGCATCAGGTCCGGGAACTCGGTGACGAAGATCTTCTCCGGCGAGTTGCGCACCCAGGCCGGGTCGTTGACGACCAGGGTTTCCGGGTGGATGCGCTCCAGCAGGTGGGTGGTGGTGATGTAGTTCATGTCGAAGGGCGGGTCCTGGCGCAGCAGCACCACGTCCATCTCCGACAGGTCGGTGCGCACGGGCGCGCCGAGGGTGAAGTGGTCGCCCTCGACATCGCGCACGGAAAGCGCCTCGATGCGGGCGACGACGCGACCGTCGCGCATGGTCAGCCGGTCCGGCGTGTAGTGGAACAGCTCGTGGCCGCGGGCCTGCGCCTCCAGGCAGAGGGCGAAGGTGGTGTCGCCGGCGATTTGGATGGTGGAGATGTGGTCCATCTGGACCGCGACCTTGAGAGCCATGGTGTTCCGTTCCTTCGACTGCGCGGGATACTTGGCGACTCCGGCGCGGAAAATCAATCAGGGATATATGCCCGGCACGTGCACCGGCCAGCGGCGCGGCAGCACCGCAACGAGATCGAAGCGCAGCGACAGGCGGCCGTGATCGGGCTGGCGGGACAGCCAGAGATCGGCGGCCGCCTCGATGCGGCGCAATGCGTAGGGCGTCACCGCGTCCATGGCCTCGGCGAGGGTCGGCCGCGCCTTGACCTCGACGATGGCCACGAGATCGCCGCGACGGGCGACGAGATCGATCTCGCCCGACGGCGTGCGGTAGCGGCGGGCCAGGATGCGGAAGCCCTTGAGCCGCAGGGCCCAGGCCGCGAGCCGCTCGCCGCGTTGGCCGCGGGCATAGGCCACGCGGCGCCTTCCCTTAGCCGGTTTACTTCCCGCGCCCATCCTTCAGCTCCAGCAGGCGCGCATAGAGGGCGGATTTCGGCTGGCCGGTGGCGGCGGCGGCCTCGCGGGCGGCCTTCGACACCGGCATGGTCTCGAGCAGGTCGCGCAGCATCGCGTCCGTCCGTTCCGGCGTCCATTCCGTATCGCCGGCCGGGGCGGGGGCGACCAGCAGAACGATCTCGCCACGGACCGTTTCGGAAGCGAAGCGATCCCTCAATTCGCCTGCCGTTCCGGTGCGGATCGTCTCGAAACGCTTGGTCAGCTCGCGGGCGACGCAGACCGGGCGATCCGGGCCCATAACGTCGACGATCGCGGAAAGCGACGCCTGCAGCCGGTTGGGGGACTCGAAGGCGACCAGGGTCGACGGCTCGCGCGCCAGCTCGGCCAGCCGGGCGCGGCGGGCAGATTCCTTTGCCGGCAAAAAGCCCACGAAGCGGAAATCGTCGCTGGGCAGGCCGGAGGCGGACAGCGCGGCCAGCGTCGCCGAGGCGCCGGGCACGGGAATGACGCGAATGCCCTCCGCACGCGCGGCGGAAACAAGGCGGTAGCCGGGATCGGAGACAAGCGGCGTGCCGGCGTCGGAGACGAGGGCGACCGAGCGGCCTTCGGCCAGCGCGGCGACCAGCTTCGGGCCGGCGGCACCGGCATTGTGCTCGTGATAGGCGACCGTCTTCCGGCGGATGCCGTAGCGATCGAGCAGGCGGCGGGTGACCCGGGTGTCCTCGCAGGCAAGCAGGTCCGCGGCGGCCAGCGTCTCCAGCGCGCGGATGGTGATGTCGCCCAGATTGCCGATCGGTGTGGCGACGACGTAGAGGCCGGGTTCCAGCGGCGGGGCGGCGATCTCGTGGCCGCCGACAATGAAGCTGCGGACCGCGCTCATGCCGCCAGCTCCGCGATCAGGGCATCGAGGACGCGACGCCCGGCCGGGGTGGCGCGCAGCCGGCTGTTCGATACCGGCTCGACCAGCCGCTCGCCCTGCAGCATGGCGAGACGGGCCGGATCGAAGGACCGGCCGGACAGCGCCTCGTAGCGGGCAAGATCGATGCCCTCGGCCAGCCGCAGGCCCATCAGCAGCATCTCGTCGCCCTGGGCGGCCGCATCGAGCATCTCCTCATCGACGACGCCATGGCCGGCTTCCGCCACCCTTTCCGCCCAGCGCTCGGGGATGCGCTCCGCTATGGTGACGCGCTTCCTCCCGTCCCCGCCGGCAAAGCGGCCATGGGCGCCCGGACCCGTGCCGACATAGTCGCCATAGCGCCAGTAGGTGAGGTTGTGGCGCGATTCCGCGCCGGGCACGGCATGGTTGGAGATCTCGTAGGCCGGAAGGCCGAGCTCCGCGGTGACGGCATGGGTGAGATCGTAAAGATCGGCGGCAAGATCGGCATCCGGCAGGGCCAGCCTCCCGGCCTCGAACAGGGCGCGGAAGGGCGTGCCCTCCTCCATGGTCAGCTGGTAGAGCGACAGGTGATCGGCGGCGAGGCCGACGGCGCGGCGCAGCTCCGCCTCCCATGCGGCGAGCGCCTGGCCGGGGCGGGCATAGATCAGGTCGAAGGACAGGCGGGGGAAGGTTGCACGGGCCATGTCGATGGCACGGAGCGCCTCCTCCGTGTCATGCAGGCGGCCGAGGAATTTCAGGTCGGCGTCGTTCAGCGCCTGCACGCCCAACGACAGCCGGTTCACGCCCGCGGACCGATAGCCGGCAAAGCGCCCGGCATCGGCGGAGGACGGGTTGGCCTCCATGGTGATCTCGATGCCGGCGGGCAGGCCCCAGAGCGCGTCGGCCGTCTCCAGAAGGGCGGCGACGGTGGCCGGTTCCATCAGCGAGGGCGTGCCGCCGCCGACGAAGACGGATGTCACCTCGCGCGGGCCGGTCCAGCCGCGCATGGTCTCCATCTCGCGGCGGAAGGCGGCGAGGAAGGCCGCCTGGTCGACGCCCGCATGGCGGACATGGGAGTTGAAGTCGCAATAGGGGCACTTGGCCGCGCAGAAGGGCCAGTGGATATAGACGCCGAAGCCCGGCGTGCCGTCGTCGCCGTTCACCGGGGACCGGGCGGGATCACGTGACGCCAAGGCATTCATGCGCGAATTTCCGGAAGGCGCGGGCGCGGTGCGACAGGGCATCCGCATCGCCGGGCTTCCAGCCATGTTTCTGCTCGGCGGTCATCTCGCCGAAGGTGACATCGTGGCCGTCCGGCATGAAGACCGGATCGTAGCCGAAGCCGAGATCGCCACGCGGCGGCCATACCAGCGTGCCCTCGACCTCGCCGCGGAAATACTCGACATGGCCGTCGGGAAAGGCAAGGCAGAGCACGGAGACGAAACGGGCGGTGCGATCCGCAGGCGCGGTGGCACCCCTCTCGGCCAGCTTCTCCTCGACATTGCGCATGGCCATGGCGAAGTCGCGGCTGCCGTCGGGCAGTTGCGCCCAGTCGGCGGTATGGACGCCGGGCGCGCCGTCAAGGGCGTCGACGCACAGGCCGGAATCGTCGGAGAGCGCCGGCAGGCCGGTGGCCTCCATGGCCGCTACGGCCTTGGTGCGGGCATTCTCCTCGAAGGTGGTGCCGTGCTCCGGCGGCTCGGCAAGACCCAGCTCGCCGGCCGAGGTCACGTCGAAACCGAAAGGACCGACGAGATCGCGCATCTCGGCGAGCTTGCCGGCGTTGTGGGTGGCGAGCACGAGCTTGCCGGGTTCGAGCTTGCGGGTCATTCCAGTCCCCAGAGTTTCGGTTCCGCGATCTCGAGGCTGTTGCCCGCGGGATCGCGGAAATAGATCGAACGGGCGCCGTTGGGCCAGCGGAAATCGGCCTCGATCTCCACGCCCGCCGCCTCCAGATGCGCCCGCCAGGCATCGATTTCCACCGGATCGACCCTGAAACAGGCGTGGCCCGGACCATGCGCGCCGTGCGCCGGCACGGGCATTGCCGGGTCGGAGGGCGGGACGGCGGTCCGTTCCGGGTTGAACAGGAGCAGCACGCCCTTTCCGCAGGCGAAGAAGACGTGGCGTCCCTCGACGCGGGCGATGCGATCGAGCCCCATCACGGAGCCGTAGAAGCGCTCGGCGGCCTCAAGGTCGGCCACGTAGAGCGCCGTCTCGAGGATGCCGTCGAGGCGCGGCACGGCTCAGGCCCCGATCGCCTGCTTCTGCAGCTCGACGAGCTGCGCGATCGCCGATTCGGCCTGCGCGAAAAGCATGTCGAACTGCGCGCGGGAAAAGGGCGCGCCCTCGCCGGTGCCCTGGATCTCGACGATGCCGCCAGCACCCGTCATGACGAAGTTGGCGTCGGTCTCGGCCTCGGAATCCTCGGCATAGTCGAGGTCGGTGACGGCTGTGCCCCGGTAGATGCCGCAGGAAATGGCCGCGACGTGATCCCTCAGAACGCGCGTCTTCGACGCCATCTGGCGCTGGTGCATCCAGTCGAGGCAGTCATGCAGCGCGATCCAGCCGCCGGTGATCGAGGCGGTGCGGGTGCCGCCGTCGGCCTGCAACACGTCGCAGTCGATGGTGATCTGGCGCTCGCCGAGCGCCTCGAGATCGACAACGGCGCGCATGGAACGGCCGATCAGGCGCTGGATCTCCAGCGTGCGCCCGCCCTGCTTGCCCGACGCCGCCTCGCGGCGCATGCGGTCTCCGGTGGAACGCGGCAACATGCCGTATTCGGCGGTGACCCAGCCGCGCCCGGTGTTGCGCATCCAGCCGGGCACGCGCTCCTCCAGGCTCGCCGTGCAGAGAACGTGGGTGTCGCCGAACTTGACCAGGCAGGAGCCCTCGGCGTGCTTGGAGACGCCGCGTTCGAAGGAGATGGTGCGCATCTGGTCGGGCATGCGCCCGGACGGTCTGGCCATGGGTAATCCTCGCGATTTTCAACTGCCGGGGTTCTAGAGCAATGGCCGCGACATGCCTAGGACCAATTGTTTTGTTTGCGGATGGACACACTATATACAGGCATGACAAGCGTAACGCCGATGACCAAGATGCTGTCCAATAGCGAAATCAGCTCAGAGCTCGACGAACGGTCGCGCGAGATCTTCCGGCTGATCGTCGAGACCTATCTCGAGGAAGGCGAGCCGCTGGGCTCGCGCAACCTGTCGAAGAAGCTGCCGATGTCGCTGTCGCCGGCATCGGTGCGCAACGTCATGGCCGACCTGGAATCGCTCGGCCTGATCTATTCGCCGCATGTCTCGGCCGGACGGCTGCCGACCGAGCAGGGCCTGCGCTTCTTCGTCGATGCCTTCATGGATATCGGCGAGGTGAGCGAATCCGAGCGCGAGCTCATCGAGTCGCAGATCGCGCGCGACGGCGCCGAGAAGTCGATGGAGAGGCTGCTCACGGACGCCAGCCAGATGCTGTCGGGCCTCTCGCGCGGCGCGGGCCTCGTGCTCGCAACCAAGCGCGAAGGCATACTGAAACACATCGAGTTCATCCGGCTCGAGGAAAACAAGGCCCTGGCCGTGCTGGTGTGGGACAATGGCGACGTGGAGAACCGCGTCATCACGGTGCCCGCCGGGACGACCGCCGCACAGCTGGCGGAGGCGGCGAACTATCTCAACCACTATGGCCGCGACCACAGCCTTTCGGAGGCACGGCAGATCATCGAGCAGCGCCAGGAGGCGCTGCGCTCGGAGGTCGACGCGATCAGCGCGGACCTGATCTCGCGCGGGCTCGCCGTGTGGTCCGGCACCGAGGCCGGCCAACCGGCGCAGCTGATCGTGCGCGGACGCTCCAACCTGATCGAGAACGTGCAGGACAAGGAGCAGATCGAGCGGCTGAAGCTGCTGTTCGACGAGCTGGAGCGGAAGGACGAGATCGTGCGCATGCTGGAGCTCACGGAAGCCGGCTCGGGCGTGAAGATCTTCATCGGCTCGGAAAACCGGCTCTTCTCGCTGTCCGGCTCGTCGCTGGTGGTCGCGCCCTACCGCGATTCCAGCCGCCACGTGGTCGGCGCCATCGGCATCATCGGCCCGACCCGGCTGAACTATGCGCGCATCGTGCCGGTGGTGGACTACACGGCGCAGCTGATCAGCAAGCTGATGGAGAAGGGCTAGGGGAATCCGGCCCCTGCCCTTGATTTTTGCCGACCGAACATCGATATCGCCGTCAAAACATTTCCCTGACAACCATGGACGACATCCAGATGGCTGACGACAACAAGGCGCCTGAAGAGACCGTGCGCAGCACGGCAAATCCGCAGGATCGCGAAGCGCTGAAACGCGCTGCCGACGAAATCCTGAAGAAGGGCAAGACGCCGGAAACGGAAGACAAATCGGCCTGGGCGACGGACGAGGCAAACGACGGGACCTACGGACCCGACGGCACCTCCGGCGAGGAAGCACGCAATATCGAGGACGAGATCGCGGCGATCCAGTCGGAGAATGCCGAGATGAAGGACCGGTTGCTGCGGCTGGCCGCCGACATGGAGAACCTGCGCCGGCGCACCGCACGCGAGGTGCAGGACGCACGCGCCTTCGCGATCTCCAAGTTCGCCGCCGACATGCTGAGCGTCGCCGACAACCTGCGTCGCGCGCTCGAACACGTCACGCAGGAACAGCGCGAGACCGCCGACGAGACGCTGAAGAACCTGCTGGAAGGCGTCGAACTGACCGAGCGCGAGATGCACGCGACCCTGGAGCGCCACGGCGTCAGCAAGCTGGAACCGGAAGGCCAGAAGTTCGACCCCAATTTCCACGAGGCGCTTTTCGAGGTGCCCAATCCGGACGTGCCGAACAACACGGTGGTGCAGGTTGTGCAGGCCGGCTACCAGATTTCCGGCCGCGTGCTGCGACCGGCCAAGGTCGGCGTTGCGAAGGGCGGCCCGAAACAGGCAGCCCCGGAAGCCGAACCCGGCGCGCCGAACCCGGAAGCCGAAAAGGACGCCTGACGAAAGGGGCCGCGCAAGCGGCCCTTTTTCTTGTCAGGCCTTCACAAGGCCGGCATCGATGGCCGCCTGGCGCAGCGAGACCTGCGGGCGCGGACCGATCTGCTGGATGACGACGGCCGCCGCCAGCGAACCGAGATGCGCGCAGTCCTCCAGCGAACGGCCCTGCGTGTAGCCGTAGAGGAAACCCGCGGCGTAGAGATCGCCCGCGCCGGTGGTATCGACGAGCCTTTCGATCGGCATGGCCGAGACGCTGGCCGTCTCGCGCCGGCTCATGGCCGCCGAGCCCTTTTCCGACCGGGTGACGACGGCGAGGCTGCAATCGTCGCGCATGGCCGTGATGGCGGTCTCGAAATCGGCGGTCTGGTAGAGCGACTTCGCCTCGTCCTCGTTGGCGAATACGATGTCGACCGTGCCGGAACGCATCAGGTCGAGGAACTCGTCGCGGTAGCGGTCGACGCAGAAGGGATCGGACAGGGTCATCGACATCTCGCGGCCATGGGCATGGGCGATGTCGGCAGCCTTGCGAATGGCTTCCTTGGCGCGCGGCGGATCCCAGAGATAGCCCTCGAAGAATGTGACCTTCGAGGCCGCGACCTTGTCCTCCTCGATGTCATCGGGGCCAAGCTCGACGCAGGCGCCCAGATAGGTGTTCATGGAGCGCTCGCCGTCCGGCGTGACGAAGATCATGGAACGCGCGGTCGGCGGCGTACCGGCAAGCGGCGCCGTGTCGAAGGCGACGCCCTGAGCGCGAATGTCGTGACGGTAGATGCCGCCCAGGTGATCGTCGGAGACCTTGCCGAAGAAGGCGGCGCTTCCGCCGAGGCTGGCAATGCCCGCCGCCGTGTTGCCGGCCGAGCCGCCGGAGGTTTCGACGGCCGGCCCCATGCGGTCGTAGAGCAGTTCGGCACGCTCGGCGTCGATGAGGTTCATCGCGCCCTTGATGATGCCGTTGTCGTGCAGGAAGTCATCTTCGGCACGCGCGATGATGTCGACAATGGCGTTGCCGATGCACAGGACGTCGAACTCGGACATGGATCCCCCGGAATTGGTGTTTCCGGGCGTTTAACCCGCATGGCCCCGGTTGAGAAGGGCGGGGCGAAGAAAAGCCGCATCTTGCGATTTTCCGAAGAGATCGCCATGTGACCGGCATGATCTACTCGTCCTTCATCCTGGCGCTGCGCTCGCTGACCGATCCGGGCATGCGCCAGACCCTGTGGAAGACGCTGGGACTGACCATCCTGGCACTGATCGGTGCATGGATCGCCATCACGCAGGGCGTCACCCATCTCGCCATTCCCTGGCTCTCCGACCTGCTGCAGCTCGACTACCAGCTGCCCGAATGGACGGGCTGGCTTTCCGTTTTCGCACTGTTCGCCGCCGGTACGGGGCTGGCCGTCGTGCTGGCCTTCCTGATCGGGCCGGTCAGCGCGCTTATCGCCGGCGTGTTCCTCGACGACGCCGCCGAAAGCGTGGAACGGCACTTCTACCCCGACGATCCGCCCGGAAAACCCATGCCGATCGCCGAGGGCATATGGCTGGCCGTGCGGTTCACCGGCGTCGTCATAGCCGGCAACCTGGTGGCGCTGGTCCTGCTGCTGGTGCCGGGGATCAACCTGATCGCCTTCTTCGTCGTCAACGGCTACCTCGTGGGGCGCGAATTCTTCGAGTTCGCCTCGCGGCGCTTCGGGCCCGAGGACTACGCACGCAAGCTGCGATCGAAACACGGCGGAACGATCTTCGTCGCCGGGCTGGTGATCGCCGCCTTCATGGCGGTACCGGTGCTCAACATACTGACCCCGCTGTTCGGCGCGGCGCTGATGGTGCACCTGCACAAGGCGATAGCCGTGCGCGAGGCTGCACGGGCAAGGGCGGCCTAGCCGATCACCTGCGGCGGAAGCTCGACCAGCGGCGCCGGCACGTCGCAGCTCTTGGCCTCGTACCTGCAGAGGTCGGCGATGACGCACGCCTCGCAATCGGGCTTGCGCGCCTTGCAGCAATAGCGGCCGTGCAGGATCAGCCAGTGATGCGCGTGGAACAGGTATTCTTCCGGGATCACCCGCATCAGGTTCTCCTCCACCTCGTCCGGCGTCCTGCCGGGCGCCAGGCCGATGCGATTGGCGATGCGGAAGATGTGGGTATCCACGGCGATGGTCGGGATACCGAAGGCCATGGACATGACCACGTTCGCGGTCTTGCGGCCGACGCCCGGCAGGGTGACGAGTTCCTCGCGGGTGCGCGGCACCTCGCCGCCGAACTCCTCGACCAGCCTGCGCGAGAGCGCGATGACATTCTTCGCCTTGTTGCGCCACAGGCCGATGGTGCGGATGTATTCCCCGACCTTCTCCTCGCCCAGCGCCAGCATCTTCTCCGGCGTGTCGGCAACCCGGAACAGCTCCCTGGTCGCCCTGTTGACGCCGGCATCGGTGGCCTGGGCCGACAGGACCACGGCGACAAGCAGGGTGAAGGCGTTGACATGGGCGAGTTCGCCCTTCGGCTCCGGCCGCTGCACCGAGAAGCGACGGAAGATCTCGCGCAGCTCGTCGGGCGTGTATTTCGAGCGGGCCAGGCGGCGCCGGCGCGGCCGCGACGCGGATTTCGCGGACGACGCTGCGGCGTTTTGGGGCTTTGGCTTTTTCATTCGTCCCCTATAATGGTCCCGTATGGAGCAGACAATGCATGAACACGGCGCCCCCCCGGACCATGCCGACAAGCCGCTTTTCAACGCGCTGCTGACGCCGCACCGCTCGCTCTCGAGGAACGGCTTCACCATATTGATGGTGCTGACTGGCGGCGTGCTGCTGGTCCAGGCGTTCTTCTTCCTCGTCACCGGTGCCTGGCCGATCGCGACCTTTCTCGGCGCCGACCTGCTGGCAATCTACATCGCCTTCCGGCTCAACTACCGCTCGGGCCGGGCGCGCGAGGAAGTGCGCGTCTCGCGCCGGGAACTGCTGATCCGCAAGGTCACGCCGGCCGGAAAGGCCACCGACCACCGCTACAACCCGTTCTGGGCGCGGTTCCTGGTGGACCGGCACGAGGAAATCGGCATCACCGCCATGCGGATCACCGGCGAGGGCCGCACCACGCCGGTCGGCGCCTTCCTCAATCCCGACGACCGGGAAAGTTTCGCCGACGCCTTCAGCAACGCGCTGGCAACGGCAAGGCGCTGACCCGCGGCGTCAAGAAACGGGTGGCGGGCCGTCCCGCTTCGTGGTGAAGTCCGGCGACCGGAAGGACCACGCCATGAACGCCATGACCCAGCCGCAAACCGTACTCACCGACGAGATCACCGCCGGCGCCGACTACGAGATCGTGCGCAAGGTGATCGAGACCATCTCCGAGAACTACCGCGACCAGCCCTCGCTCGAGGAACTGGCGGCCTCCGTCAACATGGAGCCGACGGCGCTGCAGAAGCTGTTCACCCGCTGGGCGGGGCTTTCGCCCAAGGCGTTCCTGCAGGCGGTGACACTGGACCATGCGCGCCGGCTCCTGGCCAGCGACATGCCGCTGCTGGACACCGCCTACGAGGTCGGCCTGTCCGGACCGGGCCGGCTGCACGACCTGTTCGTCACCCACGAGGCGATGTCGCCGGGCGAGTTCAAGGCGAAGGGGGCGGGGCTTGCCATGCGCTACGGCTTCCATGCCTGCCCGTTCGGGCTGGCGCTGGTCATGATCACCGATCGCGGACTGGCGGGACTGGCCTTCTGCGACCCCGGCGGGGAGCGCGAGGCGCTGGCCGACATGCAGTCGCGCTGGCCGAATGCGCGCTACGGCGAGGACGTGGCGGCCACGGCGCCCTATGCGGCGCGGATCTTCGATCCCGCCAACTGGCGGCCCGACCGGCCGCTCAAGGTCGTGTTGATCGGCACGGATTTCCAGGTCTCGGTGTGGAACGCGCTGCTGAAGATCCCGATGGGCAAGGCACTCGCCTATTCCGACATCGCGCGGAAGATCGGCAAGCCGGACGCGCCGCGCGCGGTCGGGGCGGCTGTCGGCGCCAACCCTGTCTCCTTCGTGGTGCCGTGCCACCGCGCCGTCGGCAAGTCGGGCGCGCTGACCGGCTATCACTGGGGCCTGACCCGAAAGCGCGCCATCCTCGGCTGGGAGGCCGGGCAGCTGGCGCAGGTCTAGCCGGGGCTGCGCATTTTCAGTTTGCCGTCCGGTGCGCTCAGTGCGCGCCGGACATGTCGCCGAGGACTTCCTTGGAGGCGACGGTGGAATCGGCATTCAGCCGGTAGACCATCGGCACGCCGGTGGCGAGATTGAGCCTGGTGATCTCGTCCGGCGTCAGGCGGTCGAGGATCATCACCAGCGCGCGCAGGGAGTTGCCGTGGGCGGCAACCAGAACCTTCTCGCCGCGCAGCACGCGGGGCAGGATCTCGGTCATGTAGTAGGGCCAGACGCGGGCGCCAGTGTCCTTCAGGCTCTCGCCCTCGTCGCCGGGCGGCGGAACGTCGTAGGAACGGCGCCAGATGTGAACCTGCTCCTCGCCCCATTTCGCCCGCGCATCGTCCTTGTTGAGCCCGGCAAGGTCTCCGTAATTTCGCTCGTTGAGCGCCTGGTCACGGATCGTCTCCAGATCCGGCTGGCCGATGCCCTCGAGGATGATCCGGCACGTCTTCTGCGCACGCTGGAGAACCGAGGTGAAGGCGATGTCGAAGCTGATGCCGTATTCCTTCAGCGCGGCGGCACCCTGCTCGGCCTCGCGGATGCCCTGCTCGGTGAGATCGGGGTCGCGCCAGCCGGTAAAGAGATTGAGCTTGTTCCACTCGCTCTGGCCGTGGCGGACGAGAACCATGGTTCCTGACATCGAAAACTCCCTCGTTCGGATATGTCGTGCTAGCCGGTCAGTCCCAGCACGTCGTGCATTGAATAAAGGCCGGGCGCGCGGCCCGTGGCCCAGAGCGCGGCCCTGACCGCGCCGCGGGCGAAGATCATCCGGTCCTCTGCATGGTGGGACAGCGTCACCCGCTCGCCGGGACCGGCAAGGATCACCGAATGGTCGCCGACGACGGAGCCGCCGCGCAGTGTGGCGAAACCGATCGTGCCCGGCTCGCGGGCGCCGGTATGGCCGTCGCGCACGCGCACCGAATGGTCCTCCAGGCCGATCTTGCGTCCGCGCGCGGCCGCCTCGCCGAGCAGCAGCGCCGTGCCCGATGGCGCGTCGACCTTGTGGCGGTGGTGCATCTCGAGAACCTCGATGTCCCAGTCGGCGGCCTCGAGCGCGCGGGCGGCCTGCTCGACCAGGACGGACAGCAGGATGACGCCCATGCTCATGTTGCCGGACTTGACGATGGCCGTCTTCCGCGCGGCAGCGGCGACGGCGGCCTCGTCGTCGGCGGACAGGCCGGTGGTGCCGATGACATGGGCGATGCCGGACGTCGCCGCGTATTCGGCCACGGCAACCGTTGCCGCCGGGGCGGTGAAGTCGAGAACGGCATCGGCATCGGCAAAGGCCGCTTCCATGGTGTCGGAGACGGAAATGCCGCTCGGCTCGAGGCCCGCCAGCGTGCCGCAATCCGCGCCGACATGGGGCGAGCCCTCGCGCTCCAGCGCGCCGGAAAGCTCCGCGCCCCCGGTCTCAGAGATGGCGCGGATCAGGTTGCGGCCCATGCGGCCACCGGCGCCGACAACGGCGATGCGTGTCTTTTCCATTTCCCTATCCCGTTTGCTTGGCTTGCGTTTCGCCCGGTCGCGGCGCCTCCAGAAGGTTCGGCGCGCTTTCGCCCTGAAGCCGGTAGAAACGCGCATATACGCCGTCCGGCTTGCCGATCAGGGATGCGTGGTTTCCCTCCTCGACCACCCGGCCGGCCTCCATGACGACGATCTTGTCGGCACCGACAACCGTGGAGAGGCGGTGGGCGATCACGATGGTCGTGCGGCCCCGCATCGCCTTGTCGAGCGCGTCCTGGACCAGCTTCTCAGACTCGTTGTCCAACGCGGAGGTGGCCTCGTCAAGAAGCAGGATCGGC
This portion of the Oricola thermophila genome encodes:
- the gshB gene encoding glutathione synthase, giving the protein MALKVAVQMDHISTIQIAGDTTFALCLEAQARGHELFHYTPDRLTMRDGRVVARIEALSVRDVEGDHFTLGAPVRTDLSEMDVVLLRQDPPFDMNYITTTHLLERIHPETLVVNDPAWVRNSPEKIFVTEFPDLMPETMITKDLEEIWAFRREFGDIILKPIYGNGGAGVFHLRDGDRNLTSLMEMFGQLTREPIIVQRYLDDVRGGDKRIILIDGEPVGAINRVPDENDARSNMHVGGKAVETQMTDREREICDRIGPSLRERGFTLVGIDVIGGLMTEINVTSPTGIREVKKFGGADIAALFWDAVEAKR
- a CDS encoding YraN family protein, with the protein product MGAGSKPAKGRRRVAYARGQRGERLAAWALRLKGFRILARRYRTPSGEIDLVARRGDLVAIVEVKARPTLAEAMDAVTPYALRRIEAAADLWLSRQPDHGRLSLRFDLVAVLPRRWPVHVPGIYP
- the rsmI gene encoding 16S rRNA (cytidine(1402)-2'-O)-methyltransferase, with protein sequence MSAVRSFIVGGHEIAAPPLEPGLYVVATPIGNLGDITIRALETLAAADLLACEDTRVTRRLLDRYGIRRKTVAYHEHNAGAAGPKLVAALAEGRSVALVSDAGTPLVSDPGYRLVSAARAEGIRVIPVPGASATLAALSASGLPSDDFRFVGFLPAKESARRARLAELAREPSTLVAFESPNRLQASLSAIVDVMGPDRPVCVARELTKRFETIRTGTAGELRDRFASETVRGEIVLLVAPAPAGDTEWTPERTDAMLRDLLETMPVSKAAREAAAATGQPKSALYARLLELKDGRGK
- the hemW gene encoding radical SAM family heme chaperone HemW, giving the protein MNALASRDPARSPVNGDDGTPGFGVYIHWPFCAAKCPYCDFNSHVRHAGVDQAAFLAAFRREMETMRGWTGPREVTSVFVGGGTPSLMEPATVAALLETADALWGLPAGIEITMEANPSSADAGRFAGYRSAGVNRLSLGVQALNDADLKFLGRLHDTEEALRAIDMARATFPRLSFDLIYARPGQALAAWEAELRRAVGLAADHLSLYQLTMEEGTPFRALFEAGRLALPDADLAADLYDLTHAVTAELGLPAYEISNHAVPGAESRHNLTYWRYGDYVGTGPGAHGRFAGGDGRKRVTIAERIPERWAERVAEAGHGVVDEEMLDAAAQGDEMLLMGLRLAEGIDLARYEALSGRSFDPARLAMLQGERLVEPVSNSRLRATPAGRRVLDALIAELAA
- the rdgB gene encoding RdgB/HAM1 family non-canonical purine NTP pyrophosphatase — translated: MTRKLEPGKLVLATHNAGKLAEMRDLVGPFGFDVTSAGELGLAEPPEHGTTFEENARTKAVAAMEATGLPALSDDSGLCVDALDGAPGVHTADWAQLPDGSRDFAMAMRNVEEKLAERGATAPADRTARFVSVLCLAFPDGHVEYFRGEVEGTLVWPPRGDLGFGYDPVFMPDGHDVTFGEMTAEQKHGWKPGDADALSHRARAFRKFAHECLGVT
- a CDS encoding VOC family protein produces the protein MPRLDGILETALYVADLEAAERFYGSVMGLDRIARVEGRHVFFACGKGVLLLFNPERTAVPPSDPAMPVPAHGAHGPGHACFRVDPVEIDAWRAHLEAAGVEIEADFRWPNGARSIYFRDPAGNSLEIAEPKLWGLE
- the rph gene encoding ribonuclease PH, which codes for MARPSGRMPDQMRTISFERGVSKHAEGSCLVKFGDTHVLCTASLEERVPGWMRNTGRGWVTAEYGMLPRSTGDRMRREAASGKQGGRTLEIQRLIGRSMRAVVDLEALGERQITIDCDVLQADGGTRTASITGGWIALHDCLDWMHQRQMASKTRVLRDHVAAISCGIYRGTAVTDLDYAEDSEAETDANFVMTGAGGIVEIQGTGEGAPFSRAQFDMLFAQAESAIAQLVELQKQAIGA